One part of the Anaeromyxobacter sp. Fw109-5 genome encodes these proteins:
- a CDS encoding tryptophanase: MADMLARLHTPAGDHFMPSTIFEPFRIKSVEPIRMTTREERARLLEQAKLNPFHLRAEDVLLDFLTDSGTGAMSARQWAALIEGDESYAGARSFFRFEEAVRDLTGYPHVIPTHQGRAAERILFSVATKPGDVVPSNTHFDTTRANLEYDGVEPLDLVIPEGLEPRTRHPFKGNIDLGRVERLLAEKGERVPFGMITLTNNSGGGQPVSLENVRAYAALLRAHGKPLVLDACRFAENAMFVKLREPGQSERTPREIARELFSLADGCLVSAKKDGLANIGGFIALRDERWVEAARNLLILTEGFPTYGGLAGRDLEAIAVGLEEVLHEDYLRYRLRTAEYLGEKLLRGGVAIVEPTGGHAVYLDARSFLPHLAAADYPAWALSLALYLEGGIRGVEIGSVMFGKRLDDGTETYHPLELVRLAFPRRVYTQSHFDYAAEVILELKARARDVRGVRFARQARYLRHFTAEFRWA, encoded by the coding sequence ATGGCGGACATGCTAGCTCGCCTGCACACCCCGGCGGGAGACCACTTCATGCCATCCACCATCTTCGAGCCGTTTCGGATCAAGTCGGTCGAGCCGATCCGCATGACCACGCGGGAGGAGCGGGCGCGCCTCCTGGAGCAGGCGAAGCTCAACCCGTTCCACCTGCGCGCCGAGGACGTCCTCCTCGACTTCCTCACCGACTCGGGAACCGGCGCGATGTCCGCTCGCCAGTGGGCCGCCCTCATCGAAGGGGACGAGAGCTACGCCGGGGCGCGGAGCTTCTTCCGCTTCGAGGAGGCCGTGCGGGACCTCACCGGCTACCCGCACGTCATCCCGACGCATCAGGGGCGGGCGGCGGAGCGGATCCTGTTCTCCGTCGCGACGAAGCCCGGCGACGTCGTCCCGTCGAACACGCACTTCGACACCACCCGGGCGAACCTCGAGTACGACGGCGTCGAGCCGCTCGACCTCGTCATCCCGGAGGGCCTCGAGCCGCGCACCCGCCATCCGTTCAAGGGAAACATCGACCTCGGCCGCGTGGAGCGCCTCCTGGCGGAGAAGGGCGAGCGGGTGCCGTTCGGCATGATCACGCTCACGAACAACTCCGGGGGCGGGCAGCCGGTGTCGCTGGAGAACGTGCGCGCCTACGCCGCGCTGCTCCGAGCGCACGGCAAGCCCCTCGTCCTCGACGCCTGCCGCTTCGCGGAGAACGCGATGTTCGTGAAGCTGCGCGAGCCCGGCCAGTCGGAGCGCACGCCCCGCGAGATCGCCCGGGAGCTCTTCTCGCTCGCGGACGGCTGCCTCGTCTCGGCGAAGAAGGATGGCCTCGCCAACATCGGCGGGTTCATCGCGCTGCGCGACGAGCGCTGGGTGGAGGCGGCGCGGAACCTGCTCATCCTCACCGAGGGCTTCCCGACGTACGGCGGCCTGGCCGGGCGGGATCTCGAGGCGATCGCGGTCGGGCTGGAGGAGGTCCTGCACGAGGACTACCTGCGCTACCGGCTGCGCACCGCCGAGTACCTCGGCGAGAAGCTCCTCCGGGGCGGCGTGGCCATCGTGGAGCCCACCGGCGGCCACGCGGTGTACCTCGACGCGCGGAGCTTCCTCCCCCACCTCGCCGCCGCGGACTATCCGGCCTGGGCGCTCTCGCTGGCGCTCTACCTGGAGGGCGGCATCCGCGGCGTGGAGATCGGGTCGGTGATGTTCGGCAAGCGGCTCGACGACGGCACCGAGACCTACCACCCGCTCGAGCTGGTGCGCCTCGCCTTCCCGCGCCGCGTATACACGCAGAGCCACTTCGACTACGCCGCCGAGGTGATCCTGGAGCTCAAGGCCAGGGCGCGGGACGTGCGAGGGGTGCGCTTCGCCCGCCAGGCGAGGTATCTCCGTCACTTCACGGCGGAGTTTCGCTGGGCGTGA
- a CDS encoding YdcF family protein, translated as MFLALSKTLDLAVAPLTWALALLLCAALLHRRARAAWTLGLAAAGVLVVFSLAPVANGLQRFVERGAERTFRPGAVYDAAIVLSGQVDEAASRASGELELDAAADRVVRGLELWRAGRVRRLLLSGGPPAAVPGEPSEAERLRDALVRWGVPAAAILVDPQSRNTRENAIASAHLAAEHGLRSLLLVTSAAHAPRALGCFRAVGLSPDVLPVDRRTGPSGSWLPRAGALEQSTAVLRELAGRVVYRLAGYTR; from the coding sequence GTGTTCCTCGCCCTCTCGAAGACCCTCGACCTCGCGGTGGCGCCGCTCACCTGGGCGCTCGCGCTGCTCCTCTGCGCCGCGCTCCTCCACCGGCGCGCGCGGGCGGCGTGGACGCTCGGGCTCGCCGCGGCGGGCGTGCTCGTCGTGTTCTCCCTCGCGCCGGTCGCCAACGGCCTGCAGCGTTTCGTCGAGAGGGGCGCGGAGCGCACCTTCCGGCCGGGCGCGGTCTACGACGCGGCGATCGTCCTGTCGGGCCAGGTGGACGAGGCAGCCTCGCGGGCCAGCGGAGAGCTGGAGCTCGACGCCGCGGCCGATCGCGTCGTGCGCGGGCTCGAGCTGTGGCGGGCCGGGCGAGTCCGCCGCCTGCTGCTCTCCGGAGGGCCGCCCGCGGCGGTGCCGGGTGAGCCGTCCGAGGCGGAGCGGCTGCGCGACGCGCTCGTCCGCTGGGGCGTCCCCGCCGCGGCGATCCTGGTGGACCCGCAGAGCCGCAACACGCGCGAGAACGCGATCGCCTCCGCGCACCTCGCCGCCGAGCACGGGCTCCGCTCGCTGCTGCTCGTGACGAGCGCCGCGCATGCGCCGCGCGCGCTGGGCTGCTTCCGCGCGGTGGGCCTCTCGCCCGACGTGCTGCCGGTCGACCGGCGCACGGGGCCGAGTGGGAGCTGGCTGCCGCGGGCGGGCGCGCTCGAGCAGAGCACGGCGGTGCTGCGCGAGCTGGCGGGGCGGGTGGTGTACCGGCTCGCCGGCTACACGCGATGA
- a CDS encoding bacteriohemerythrin — protein MWIQWHSGHAVGIESVDAKQRDLLHRTNRLVETVRAGRTDEAVTRLELLRVAAEAQFRDEEARLRDAGSRSLARHAHEHERFLSDLDELVDGVTRRGIVALQEVRFTSWLPRWIDIHVARTHSDLASLGSSRAAPALTARVAADRAL, from the coding sequence ATGTGGATTCAGTGGCACTCGGGTCACGCGGTCGGGATCGAATCGGTCGACGCGAAGCAGCGTGACCTCCTGCACCGCACCAACCGCCTCGTAGAGACCGTCCGCGCCGGCCGCACGGACGAGGCGGTGACACGGCTCGAGCTGCTGCGCGTCGCCGCCGAGGCGCAGTTCCGCGACGAGGAGGCCCGGCTCCGCGACGCCGGGTCGCGCAGCCTGGCCCGCCACGCGCACGAGCACGAGCGCTTCCTCTCCGACCTCGACGAGCTGGTGGACGGCGTGACGCGGCGTGGCATCGTCGCGCTGCAGGAGGTCCGGTTCACCTCCTGGCTCCCGCGCTGGATCGACATCCACGTCGCGCGGACGCACAGCGACCTCGCGTCGCTGGGCAGCTCGCGCGCCGCGCCCGCGCTCACGGCGCGCGTCGCGGCCGATCGCGCGCTCTAG
- the thiD gene encoding bifunctional hydroxymethylpyrimidine kinase/phosphomethylpyrimidine kinase, whose product MKVALTIAGSDSGGGAGIQADLRTFAAHRVHGTSALTAVTAQNSVGVTAWVALEPAMVVAQIEAVATDMTVAATKTGMLASAAIIAAVADAAARLPLGPLVVDPVMVAKSGDRLLDAAAERAYVERLFPRAALVTPNLHEAEALLGRPVRDVAAMCAAARELRALGARAVLVKGGALSGDPVDVFFDGTELVELAAPRVETRNTHGTGCTLSAAICARLALGDGALDAVRAAKAYLTEGLRRSYAVGRGRGVLDHLHPLR is encoded by the coding sequence ATGAAGGTCGCCCTCACCATCGCTGGCTCCGACTCCGGCGGCGGCGCCGGCATCCAGGCGGACCTGCGCACGTTCGCCGCGCACCGCGTCCACGGCACCTCCGCCCTCACCGCCGTCACCGCGCAGAACTCGGTGGGCGTGACGGCCTGGGTGGCGCTCGAGCCGGCGATGGTCGTCGCGCAGATCGAGGCGGTCGCGACCGACATGACGGTCGCGGCCACGAAGACCGGGATGCTCGCCAGCGCGGCGATCATCGCGGCGGTCGCCGACGCCGCGGCGCGGCTGCCCCTCGGACCGCTCGTGGTGGATCCGGTGATGGTGGCGAAGAGCGGCGACCGCCTGCTCGACGCCGCCGCGGAGCGGGCCTACGTCGAGCGGCTGTTTCCCCGCGCCGCGCTCGTCACGCCGAACCTGCACGAGGCGGAGGCGCTGCTCGGGCGCCCGGTGCGCGACGTCGCCGCCATGTGCGCGGCGGCCCGCGAGCTGCGCGCGCTCGGCGCCCGCGCAGTGCTCGTGAAGGGCGGCGCGCTCTCCGGCGATCCCGTGGACGTCTTCTTCGACGGCACGGAGCTCGTCGAGCTCGCGGCGCCGCGAGTCGAGACGCGGAACACTCACGGCACCGGCTGCACCCTCTCCGCGGCCATCTGCGCGCGTCTCGCGCTCGGCGACGGCGCGCTCGACGCGGTCCGCGCGGCGAAGGCGTACCTGACCGAAGGGCTCCGCCGCTCGTACGCCGTGGGACGCGGGCGCGGTGTCCTGGACCACCTGCACCCGCTCCGCTGA
- a CDS encoding DUF3536 domain-containing protein, whose product MTRRLLCLHGHFYQPPRENPWIEEIEVQDSAEPFHDWNERIAAECYAPNGAARLKSAEDRIVDIVNNYVHLSFNFGPTLLAWLERERPDVHARVLEADQRSADRRGHGNALAQGFNHAILPLASARDRLTQIRWGLADFRRRFGRAPEGFWLPETAADTPTLEVLAQEGIRYTVLSPYQARRVRPPGGEWLDATGARFDPTRPYRVRAGDRELVVFFYDGHIARDLAFGEALSSPQALLRRLEGGFDAGRAHDEILTIALDGETLGHHKKGGDEVLAAALRLLARRDDVELVNLGQALDRIAPEWEAEIAEGSSWSCAHGVERWRSDCGCSVGAQPGWTQAWRAPLLAALQGLRDALADLYQREAASLLADPWGARDRFVEVVLDPDRRESEEFLRREAGRPLAGDEVVKALRLLELQRQSLLMFTSCGWFFAELSGIETVQVMKYAARAIQLARDAAGVDLEPGFVAALERAPSNVAELGDGRRVYEALVRPSVVSLEGVGAHLAIASSVRETPPEGRLFCFRYRLEAGRSAQSGPATLATGRLHLESMITRESLDALYCVVHFGAADFRAGLLPYPGPEAHAEIERVLFAKLERISFARLLREVDRAFPGRDYALRDLFLDERRRVADVLLEGTMRRYEDDYLRIYDDNRRLIEFLREIDSPVPTPLRVAADVTLTRRILEITGRARAGALRIEEGERELLATVELARRLGAHFDVVAVRREVEALVRMRLDALVAGHSASQRAVELVGILDLARRVGLWLDLWEPQNQFWAWAGNPGITLDREKTAALASRLWFDERTVLQRAGYAPPQPEPSPAPPRLA is encoded by the coding sequence GTGACGCGCCGCCTCCTCTGCCTGCACGGACACTTCTACCAGCCGCCGCGCGAGAACCCCTGGATCGAGGAGATCGAGGTCCAGGACTCGGCGGAGCCCTTCCACGACTGGAACGAGCGGATCGCCGCCGAGTGCTACGCGCCGAACGGCGCGGCGCGCCTGAAGAGCGCCGAGGACCGCATCGTCGACATCGTCAACAACTACGTTCACCTGTCGTTCAACTTCGGGCCCACGCTGCTCGCGTGGCTCGAGCGGGAGCGGCCCGACGTCCACGCGCGGGTGCTCGAGGCCGACCAGCGGAGCGCCGACCGGCGCGGCCACGGGAACGCGCTCGCGCAGGGCTTCAACCACGCCATCCTCCCGCTCGCCTCGGCGCGCGATCGTCTCACGCAGATCCGCTGGGGCCTCGCCGACTTCCGCCGCCGCTTCGGGCGTGCCCCGGAGGGCTTCTGGCTGCCGGAGACGGCGGCGGACACGCCGACCCTCGAGGTGCTCGCGCAGGAGGGGATCCGCTACACGGTCCTGTCGCCGTACCAGGCGCGCCGGGTGCGGCCGCCGGGCGGCGAGTGGCTCGACGCGACCGGCGCGCGCTTCGACCCGACGCGTCCCTATCGCGTGCGCGCAGGCGATCGCGAGCTGGTGGTGTTCTTCTACGACGGGCACATCGCGCGCGATCTCGCCTTCGGCGAGGCGCTCTCGTCGCCGCAGGCGCTCCTCCGGCGGCTGGAGGGCGGCTTCGATGCCGGCCGCGCGCACGACGAGATCCTCACCATCGCGCTCGACGGCGAGACGCTCGGCCACCACAAGAAGGGCGGCGACGAGGTGCTCGCCGCGGCGCTCCGGCTCCTGGCGCGCCGCGACGACGTCGAGCTCGTCAACCTGGGCCAGGCGCTCGATCGGATCGCGCCGGAGTGGGAGGCGGAGATCGCGGAGGGCTCGTCGTGGAGCTGCGCCCACGGCGTCGAGCGGTGGCGCTCCGACTGCGGCTGCAGCGTCGGAGCCCAGCCCGGCTGGACGCAGGCGTGGCGCGCCCCGCTGCTCGCCGCGCTGCAGGGGCTGCGCGACGCCCTCGCGGACCTGTATCAGCGCGAGGCGGCGAGCCTCCTCGCCGATCCCTGGGGCGCGCGCGATCGCTTCGTCGAGGTGGTGCTCGATCCCGACCGGCGGGAGTCGGAGGAGTTCCTGCGGCGCGAGGCGGGGCGCCCGCTGGCGGGCGACGAGGTGGTGAAGGCGCTGCGGCTCCTCGAGCTGCAGCGCCAGTCCCTGCTCATGTTCACGAGCTGCGGCTGGTTCTTCGCGGAGCTCTCCGGCATCGAGACGGTGCAGGTGATGAAGTACGCGGCCCGCGCCATCCAGCTCGCCCGGGACGCCGCGGGCGTGGACCTCGAGCCCGGCTTCGTCGCGGCGCTCGAGCGCGCCCCCTCCAACGTGGCCGAGCTGGGGGACGGCCGGCGCGTGTACGAGGCGCTGGTGCGGCCGAGCGTCGTGTCCCTGGAGGGCGTCGGCGCGCACCTCGCCATCGCGAGCTCGGTGCGCGAGACGCCGCCCGAGGGGAGGCTGTTCTGCTTCCGCTACCGGCTCGAGGCCGGCCGCAGCGCGCAGTCCGGTCCGGCGACCCTCGCGACCGGACGGCTGCACCTCGAGAGCATGATCACGCGGGAGTCGCTCGACGCGCTCTACTGCGTGGTCCACTTCGGCGCCGCGGACTTCCGGGCGGGCCTCCTGCCGTACCCGGGACCGGAGGCGCACGCGGAGATCGAGCGCGTCCTCTTCGCGAAGCTCGAGCGCATCTCCTTCGCGCGCCTGCTGCGGGAGGTGGATCGCGCATTCCCGGGGCGCGACTACGCCCTGCGCGATCTGTTCCTCGACGAGCGCCGCCGGGTGGCCGACGTGCTGCTCGAGGGCACGATGCGCCGGTACGAGGACGACTACCTGCGGATCTACGACGACAACCGCCGGCTCATCGAGTTCCTGCGCGAGATCGACTCGCCGGTCCCCACGCCGCTGCGGGTGGCGGCCGACGTCACGCTCACGCGCCGCATCCTAGAGATCACCGGACGCGCGCGCGCCGGCGCGCTGCGGATCGAGGAGGGCGAGCGCGAGCTGCTCGCGACCGTGGAGCTCGCGCGCCGCCTGGGGGCCCACTTCGACGTGGTGGCCGTGCGCCGCGAGGTCGAGGCGCTCGTGCGGATGCGCCTCGACGCGCTCGTCGCCGGCCACTCCGCCTCGCAGCGGGCCGTCGAGCTCGTCGGGATCCTGGACCTCGCCCGGCGGGTCGGGCTGTGGCTCGACCTGTGGGAGCCCCAGAACCAGTTCTGGGCCTGGGCCGGCAACCCCGGGATCACCCTGGATCGCGAGAAGACGGCCGCGCTCGCGTCGCGGCTCTGGTTCGACGAGCGCACCGTCCTGCAGCGCGCAGGCTACGCCCCGCCCCAGCCCGAGCCGTCCCCCGCGCCGCCGCGCCTCGCCTAG
- the acs gene encoding acetate--CoA ligase, translating into MAPELEGKLPDLTEAQRAAISALSKDDAVIAAPVWLAQRAHVPNDAIERQFASQDPDGFWREKAKLVDWMKPFEQVTRFEPPRHEWFVGGKLNATVNCIDRHVFGDRRLKAALIWVGEDGEEHTYTYNRLYREVNRFANALKKLGVRKGDRVLLYMPLTPEGIISMLACARIGAIHSVVFAGMGTQALRSRIEDCAAKVVVCSDYTYRRGKKVPLKPTVDEAVRDLYGVEHVIVHRRGSRPGDAPFTFESEREHDFYDIQDGHAIHCPPEPMDSEDPLFILYTSGTTGKPKGVVHTTGGYLVGTTYLARAYYQITDSDIYWSTSDIGWIVGHSFIVYGPLSAGATIFTREGVPDYPSPDVTWELCERYGVNVMFTAPTAVRMWMSHGGDAPSRYDLQKLRLIACAGEPLNPEAHRWAQANLVGQSKGMVVDNWWQTEIAAPVLGTLPTFDARPGKVGKPVPGADVAVVDAAGKPVSDGEGGLLVIRKPLPYMLRTIWNDHARYEKYWSQIPGVYTAGDIAVRDRDGYFAVLGRADDVMNVAGHRIGTADVESALLRHPAVAESAVIGLPDPVKGEKIKAFVVLRKGVPQGPGLVASLKDHVRQDLGPIATPADVELRASLPKTRSGKIMRRLLKAVEMGQDPGDVSTMAD; encoded by the coding sequence ATGGCCCCCGAACTGGAAGGGAAGCTCCCCGATCTCACCGAGGCGCAGCGCGCGGCGATCAGCGCGCTCTCCAAGGACGACGCGGTCATCGCGGCGCCGGTCTGGCTCGCCCAGCGCGCCCACGTCCCGAACGACGCCATCGAGCGGCAGTTCGCGTCGCAGGACCCCGACGGCTTCTGGCGCGAGAAGGCCAAGCTCGTCGACTGGATGAAGCCGTTCGAGCAGGTGACGCGCTTCGAGCCGCCCCGCCACGAGTGGTTCGTCGGCGGCAAGCTCAACGCGACGGTGAACTGCATCGACCGCCACGTCTTCGGCGATCGGCGCCTCAAGGCGGCGCTGATCTGGGTCGGCGAGGACGGCGAGGAGCACACGTACACGTACAACCGGCTGTACCGGGAGGTGAACCGCTTCGCGAACGCGCTCAAGAAGCTGGGCGTGAGGAAGGGCGACCGCGTCCTCCTGTACATGCCGCTCACGCCGGAGGGGATCATCTCGATGCTCGCGTGCGCGCGCATCGGCGCGATCCACTCGGTGGTGTTCGCCGGGATGGGGACGCAGGCGCTGCGCAGCCGCATCGAGGACTGCGCCGCCAAGGTGGTCGTCTGCTCCGACTACACCTACCGCCGCGGCAAGAAGGTGCCGCTCAAGCCGACGGTCGACGAGGCGGTGCGCGACCTCTACGGCGTCGAGCACGTCATCGTGCACCGGCGCGGCTCGCGGCCGGGCGACGCGCCGTTCACCTTCGAGTCCGAGCGCGAGCACGACTTCTACGACATCCAGGACGGGCACGCGATCCACTGCCCGCCCGAGCCGATGGACTCGGAGGATCCGCTCTTCATCCTCTACACCTCCGGCACCACCGGGAAGCCGAAGGGCGTGGTCCACACCACGGGCGGCTACCTCGTCGGCACGACCTACCTGGCGCGCGCGTACTACCAGATCACGGACAGTGACATCTACTGGTCCACCTCCGACATCGGCTGGATCGTGGGCCACTCGTTCATCGTCTACGGGCCGCTGTCGGCGGGGGCGACCATCTTCACGCGCGAGGGCGTCCCGGACTACCCGTCGCCGGACGTCACCTGGGAGCTCTGCGAGCGGTACGGCGTGAACGTCATGTTCACCGCGCCGACCGCCGTCCGCATGTGGATGAGCCACGGGGGTGACGCGCCGTCCCGCTACGACCTCCAGAAGCTGCGGCTCATCGCCTGCGCGGGCGAGCCGCTCAACCCCGAGGCGCACCGCTGGGCCCAGGCGAACCTGGTCGGCCAGTCGAAGGGCATGGTGGTCGACAACTGGTGGCAGACCGAGATCGCCGCGCCGGTGCTGGGGACGCTGCCCACGTTCGACGCGCGGCCGGGCAAGGTCGGCAAGCCGGTGCCGGGCGCCGACGTGGCAGTCGTGGACGCGGCGGGCAAGCCCGTGTCGGACGGGGAGGGCGGGCTGCTCGTGATCCGCAAGCCGCTCCCCTACATGCTCCGCACCATCTGGAACGACCACGCGCGCTACGAAAAGTACTGGTCGCAGATCCCCGGCGTGTACACGGCAGGTGACATCGCGGTGCGCGACCGCGACGGCTACTTCGCCGTGCTCGGCCGCGCCGACGACGTGATGAACGTCGCCGGCCACCGCATCGGCACCGCCGACGTGGAGTCCGCGCTGCTGCGCCACCCTGCCGTCGCCGAGAGCGCCGTCATCGGCCTCCCGGACCCGGTGAAGGGCGAGAAGATCAAGGCGTTCGTCGTGCTCCGCAAGGGCGTCCCCCAGGGGCCGGGCCTCGTCGCCTCGCTGAAGGACCACGTGCGCCAGGACCTCGGCCCGATCGCGACCCCGGCCGACGTCGAGCTCCGCGCCTCGCTCCCGAAGACGCGCTCCGGCAAGATCATGCGCCGCCTCCTGAAGGCCGTGGAGATGGGGCAGGATCCGGGCGACGTCTCGACCATGGCGGACTGA